The Cohnella abietis genome has a segment encoding these proteins:
- a CDS encoding RNA polymerase sigma factor: MEYLKSVIVTDNNVNSIIADLMTAYGNDVWNYTFMMVKNRDAADDITQDVFYNAYRGLKGFEGRSSHRTWLLTIARHSSLNWLKSSFIKRVILVGFSFHKDTHRSAEQEVLEQMGIRSIWHSVMKLPAKQREVLVLDAHYELSYIEMAQLLKVSEGTVKSRLHRARAKMEIMLNDEKECLEYE, translated from the coding sequence TTGGAGTACCTGAAAAGTGTCATCGTTACAGATAACAACGTGAATTCTATTATCGCGGATCTGATGACCGCCTATGGGAATGACGTATGGAATTACACCTTTATGATGGTTAAAAACCGTGATGCAGCTGATGACATTACTCAGGATGTATTTTATAACGCCTATAGAGGTCTTAAAGGATTTGAAGGCAGGAGCTCACATAGAACCTGGCTATTAACGATAGCTCGTCATTCATCACTTAATTGGCTCAAATCATCCTTCATCAAGCGGGTCATATTGGTTGGATTTAGCTTTCATAAAGACACGCATAGATCGGCTGAACAGGAAGTCTTGGAGCAGATGGGAATAAGATCAATCTGGCATTCGGTTATGAAGCTACCTGCCAAGCAAAGAGAAGTGTTAGTTTTAGATGCCCATTATGAGCTTTCCTACATAGAGATGGCCCAGTTGCTTAAAGTATCGGAAGGAACAGTCAAATCTCGCTTGCACAGAGCTCGTGCAAAAATGGAAATCATGCTTAACGATGAGAAGGAGTGCCTTGAATATGAATAA
- a CDS encoding alkaline phosphatase: MNKKLIKKVIPVALVSSLAIAALSSGFTPAFAKGQQDKSPQIKNVIFLIGDGMGVSYTTAYRYMKDNPKTPLMEKTEFDKYLVGNQTTYPEDEHQNITDSASAATAMSAGVKTYNAAIAVDNDFSEVKTVLELAKEKGKSTGLVATSEITHATPAAYGAHDVNRKNMDAIADDYFDEKINKKHKIDVLLGGGLNNFVRKDRNLTNEFKKDGYSYVTNRADLLKDTNKQILGLFATGGMDKMIDRNDQTPSLQEMTKAAIQRLSTNKNGFFLMVEGSQIDWAGHDNDIVAAMSEMSDFEKAFKEAIDFAKKDGHTLVVATADHSTGGLSVGTNGIYNFDVAPIKAAKRTPDYMAAQIVQGAGVEETLKKYIDLQLTAEEVQSVKDAAVEKDLTKIDNAIENIFNVRSFTGWTTGGHTGEDVPVYAFGPGKERFAGLLDNTDHAKIIFSIINGNKAQK; this comes from the coding sequence ATGAATAAGAAGTTGATTAAGAAGGTTATCCCGGTTGCACTTGTTTCTTCATTAGCGATTGCTGCATTGTCATCTGGGTTTACACCAGCTTTTGCAAAGGGTCAACAAGACAAGAGTCCTCAAATTAAAAATGTAATATTTCTAATTGGTGATGGGATGGGAGTTTCTTACACGACAGCATACCGTTATATGAAAGATAATCCTAAAACACCACTTATGGAAAAGACGGAATTCGATAAGTATTTGGTAGGAAATCAGACAACCTATCCAGAGGACGAGCATCAGAACATAACAGATTCAGCTTCTGCCGCTACTGCCATGTCTGCTGGTGTTAAAACATACAATGCTGCCATTGCCGTTGATAATGATTTTTCTGAGGTTAAAACAGTGCTAGAGCTCGCCAAGGAAAAGGGGAAGTCAACAGGATTGGTTGCAACCTCTGAGATTACTCATGCTACTCCTGCAGCCTATGGTGCTCATGACGTTAACCGTAAAAACATGGACGCGATTGCAGATGATTATTTTGACGAGAAAATTAACAAAAAGCACAAGATCGATGTACTGCTTGGCGGCGGTTTGAACAATTTTGTACGTAAGGATCGCAACCTGACGAATGAATTTAAGAAAGACGGCTACAGCTATGTGACCAATCGCGCAGATTTATTGAAGGATACGAATAAACAAATTCTTGGTTTGTTTGCTACAGGTGGCATGGATAAAATGATTGATCGCAATGACCAAACACCATCATTGCAAGAGATGACGAAAGCAGCTATTCAGCGCCTAAGTACGAATAAGAACGGATTTTTCCTGATGGTTGAGGGAAGCCAGATTGATTGGGCCGGACATGATAACGACATTGTTGCTGCAATGAGTGAAATGTCAGATTTCGAGAAAGCTTTCAAAGAAGCAATCGATTTTGCCAAAAAAGATGGACATACGCTGGTTGTTGCTACTGCCGACCATTCAACAGGTGGCTTATCGGTAGGTACGAACGGAATTTATAACTTCGATGTTGCTCCAATTAAAGCTGCTAAACGCACTCCAGATTACATGGCAGCCCAAATCGTTCAAGGTGCAGGCGTTGAGGAAACCTTGAAAAAATATATCGATCTACAATTAACTGCTGAAGAAGTTCAATCCGTTAAGGACGCAGCCGTTGAGAAGGATTTAACGAAAATCGATAACGCCATTGAGAACATCTTTAATGTTCGCTCTTTCACAGGCTGGACAACCGGTGGTCATACGGGTGAAGATGTACCTGTATATGCTTTCGGACCTGGTAAAGAAAGATTCGCAGGTTTGCTTGATAACACAGATCATGCCAAGATAATCTTCAGTATTATTAATGGCAACAAAGCTCAGAAGTAA
- a CDS encoding YkoP family protein produces the protein MVSKQDAVAVAHRVGNSVPKQKRSGSTLGQTLWLGWENVIGWMMAIRSEYTLEFGIFKLMVKRHTGNPILCKDGTWIEKGDRIGELHLNNRTLQKLTREVGANRAAIKTARLIRASLKEIKEALDTHIELAQVKALVGVTLLHRGLIHGLGFELHKLPSKRFEKLSTIYLRLLLRFMHPDGLKRVEHCKNKLTPLMLIYTRESLQRASF, from the coding sequence GTGGTTAGCAAACAGGATGCAGTGGCTGTAGCTCATAGAGTAGGAAATTCCGTACCCAAGCAGAAGCGAAGTGGGAGTACGCTAGGACAAACCTTGTGGCTTGGCTGGGAAAATGTCATAGGCTGGATGATGGCAATCCGGAGTGAATACACATTGGAATTCGGAATCTTCAAGTTGATGGTCAAGAGGCATACGGGAAACCCTATTTTATGCAAGGATGGCACTTGGATTGAGAAGGGCGACCGAATCGGCGAGCTGCATTTGAACAATCGGACTTTGCAGAAGTTAACTCGGGAAGTCGGTGCGAATCGGGCAGCTATTAAAACTGCGCGCTTAATACGAGCTTCGTTAAAGGAAATCAAGGAAGCGCTAGATACACATATAGAGCTGGCTCAGGTTAAAGCTTTGGTCGGAGTTACGCTGCTGCACAGGGGCCTTATACATGGATTAGGCTTTGAATTACACAAGCTTCCCTCGAAGCGTTTTGAGAAGCTGTCAACGATCTATTTAAGGCTGCTATTACGTTTTATGCATCCTGATGGTCTTAAACGTGTTGAACACTGCAAGAATAAGCTTACTCCATTGATGCTCATCTATACGAGAGAATCGCTGCAAAGGGCTTCCTTTTGA
- a CDS encoding spore germination protein → MVFYRKFLRRNQYSNPPKSAQTNGRKEPTADKKLDSQLSTNLAEMHKLFQLTPDLIVRHLRIHVKGEEAVLVYLDGLTDKSTINNDIITPLMNEVSTYPANIPFIVNVGDIRKGTQWSQVETAILGGDTVILIDGRAEAFILDTKGWPQRTIEDPQIETSLKGAHQGFLETGTQNIALIRRYIPDRELKIKQLSIGTRGKTKVWILYLADVAHPEVLKELETRLTSINVDSIINTGELVEYIEDNPYSPFPQFILTERPDSTVSQLLQGRFAVVVDGSPSVLVAPTTFISFFQSIDDYSTRWMIASFIRLLRFLAFSIALLLPAIYIALISFNYEVLPIQLLLSIAESRTLVPFPPLLEAMLMEITLEMMRESGIRLPAPVGQTVGIVGGIIIGQTAVQAGIVSNIMVIVVASTAIASFIIPNYDMGTAIRLLRFPMMIIAFMFGIVGIVIGIMILLAHLVALESLGTPYGSPLAPFRWADMKDAFVRLPIWSMVNRPKSSRAIQPRRAGDNRGNGDKP, encoded by the coding sequence ATGGTTTTTTATCGCAAGTTTCTTAGAAGAAATCAATATTCTAACCCCCCTAAATCTGCACAAACGAATGGGCGTAAGGAACCAACAGCAGATAAAAAGCTCGATAGCCAATTATCCACTAATTTAGCAGAGATGCATAAGCTCTTTCAATTAACACCTGACTTAATTGTCCGTCATTTGCGGATTCATGTTAAAGGAGAAGAGGCTGTTCTCGTATACTTGGATGGTCTGACTGATAAGTCAACCATTAATAACGATATAATAACACCACTTATGAACGAGGTTTCTACTTATCCTGCTAATATTCCGTTCATAGTCAATGTGGGTGATATCCGTAAGGGTACACAATGGAGTCAGGTAGAAACGGCTATTCTTGGAGGAGATACTGTAATTCTCATAGATGGACGAGCAGAAGCTTTCATTCTGGATACTAAAGGGTGGCCGCAGAGGACAATTGAGGACCCGCAGATTGAAACCTCTCTTAAAGGTGCCCATCAAGGCTTCCTGGAGACGGGAACACAGAATATTGCTTTAATTCGCAGGTATATTCCAGACCGTGAGCTTAAAATCAAACAGCTATCCATCGGAACTCGGGGAAAGACCAAAGTGTGGATTCTTTATCTAGCTGATGTGGCTCATCCTGAAGTGCTGAAAGAGCTAGAAACACGGCTAACTTCAATCAACGTTGATTCCATTATTAATACTGGTGAATTGGTCGAATACATCGAGGACAATCCCTATTCTCCTTTTCCCCAATTCATACTCACAGAACGTCCGGATTCCACCGTGTCCCAGCTTCTTCAGGGAAGATTTGCTGTAGTAGTAGACGGTTCTCCGAGTGTTCTAGTTGCCCCTACTACGTTTATCTCTTTTTTCCAAAGCATAGATGATTACAGTACGCGGTGGATGATTGCTTCGTTTATTCGACTACTTCGCTTTTTGGCATTTTCTATTGCATTACTATTACCTGCGATATATATCGCACTTATTTCCTTTAATTATGAGGTCCTTCCGATTCAACTCTTGTTATCCATTGCTGAGTCGAGAACGCTTGTACCCTTCCCACCGCTGCTTGAAGCTATGCTAATGGAAATAACGCTCGAAATGATGCGAGAATCGGGAATCCGATTGCCTGCACCAGTAGGGCAAACTGTTGGAATTGTCGGCGGGATTATTATCGGACAGACTGCCGTACAGGCAGGAATCGTTAGTAATATTATGGTCATTGTTGTTGCTTCGACTGCCATTGCTTCCTTTATTATTCCTAATTATGACATGGGGACGGCTATTCGGCTGCTGAGATTTCCGATGATGATTATCGCCTTTATGTTCGGAATAGTAGGTATTGTTATTGGCATTATGATATTGCTTGCGCATCTTGTTGCGCTTGAGTCTCTAGGTACCCCTTACGGCAGTCCTCTGGCGCCATTCCGCTGGGCAGATATGAAGGATGCGTTCGTGCGGTTGCCTATTTGGTCAATGGTTAATCGACCGAAAAGCTCGCGAGCAATCCAACCAAGGCGTGCAGGGGACAATCGGGGAAATGGGGACAAACCATGA
- a CDS encoding Ger(x)C family spore germination protein produces MSYRKISSLVLILAVFLMGCSDRTSVEDVTFSLLIGIDLDDEDRLLYSVSSPVFSKEAKKKEEEVTVRTNSMRLSREEFDRSVVAMTVGGKVQAILLGKRVLQHKKWFDLLDVFYRDNKNTVLPFVVEVDGKVSDIINFAPDDKPRLPTYLSQLLITAHRRNITVNTTLQQLHRHMLEKGMTPSITELRREDDLRVMGTALLRKDGRYAFTIDPADNKILSILNPHRKGEFPFTVKLPSQSKSSFFKLNKLSFTATDISTKTKVKYVEDRFRFDINVKMRINLSEQLFRFNVEKNADKLEKEIGQQLEDQYEQLIAKIQEAKIDPIGLGLYARARQYKHWKEVKDQWGEALSKADVKVKVNIRIMSMGAIR; encoded by the coding sequence TTGAGTTATAGAAAAATAAGCAGCTTAGTGCTTATATTAGCTGTATTTCTTATGGGCTGTAGTGACCGCACTAGCGTTGAAGATGTCACCTTCTCTCTACTCATTGGAATCGATCTGGATGATGAGGATCGGCTTCTTTACTCTGTATCAAGTCCTGTATTTAGCAAAGAGGCTAAGAAGAAGGAGGAGGAGGTCACAGTCCGAACAAATTCGATGAGGCTGTCTAGAGAAGAGTTCGATCGGAGTGTGGTGGCCATGACCGTAGGGGGGAAAGTACAGGCGATCCTCCTTGGAAAACGAGTTCTTCAGCACAAAAAATGGTTTGACCTTCTGGATGTTTTTTATCGTGATAACAAAAATACAGTACTTCCGTTCGTGGTCGAAGTGGACGGTAAAGTGTCTGATATTATTAATTTTGCGCCAGATGATAAGCCGCGTCTTCCCACCTATTTATCTCAGCTGCTCATTACTGCTCATCGCAGGAATATAACTGTGAATACAACGCTACAACAGTTACACAGACATATGCTTGAGAAGGGAATGACCCCGAGTATTACGGAATTGCGCAGAGAAGATGATTTAAGGGTAATGGGAACAGCTTTATTGAGAAAAGATGGTCGCTACGCTTTCACTATTGATCCTGCAGACAACAAAATTCTCAGCATATTAAATCCTCACCGTAAAGGAGAATTTCCGTTCACTGTCAAGCTTCCTTCTCAATCGAAAAGCAGCTTCTTTAAACTCAATAAATTAAGCTTCACGGCAACAGATATTTCAACTAAAACTAAAGTGAAGTATGTAGAGGATAGATTCCGCTTTGATATTAATGTAAAAATGAGGATTAATTTATCCGAACAGCTCTTTCGCTTCAATGTAGAGAAAAATGCGGATAAATTGGAGAAGGAAATAGGGCAGCAGCTTGAGGACCAATATGAGCAGCTAATAGCAAAAATACAGGAAGCTAAAATAGATCCTATAGGTCTCGGTCTATATGCTCGGGCTAGACAGTATAAGCATTGGAAGGAAGTGAAGGATCAATGGGGGGAAGCTTTATCCAAGGCAGATGTGAAGGTAAAGGTGAATATTAGAATCATGTCGATGGGGGCTATCAGATAG
- a CDS encoding rhodanese-like domain-containing protein, with protein MSLIQVLAPENLKARLDEGETPFIVDVREDDEVAGGIIPGAIHIRLGDLPARFEELPKNEELILVCRGGSRSLKACEFLADQGYKKLVNLTGGMREWADLLPEDERPTV; from the coding sequence ATGAGCTTGATTCAAGTGCTTGCTCCGGAAAATTTGAAAGCTAGGCTGGACGAAGGCGAAACGCCATTCATAGTCGACGTGCGCGAGGACGACGAAGTAGCTGGAGGAATTATTCCGGGAGCGATCCATATACGGCTGGGAGATTTACCTGCTCGTTTCGAGGAGCTGCCGAAAAATGAAGAGCTTATTCTCGTTTGTCGCGGCGGCAGTCGCAGCTTAAAGGCATGCGAATTTCTAGCAGATCAAGGCTATAAGAAGCTGGTCAACCTAACCGGGGGCATGCGTGAGTGGGCAGATTTGCTGCCGGAAGATGAACGGCCTACTGTCTAA
- a CDS encoding YciI family protein, producing MKLFAVFLRNQNQEHAQEHLQAHIDYLSGLRAEGKVLANGRLLEGWGGIVLFRGSNLDEVLELVKQDPFVIHEVRSYEIFEWDAKWAPNVTIS from the coding sequence ATGAAGCTTTTTGCCGTATTTTTGAGGAATCAAAATCAGGAGCACGCTCAAGAGCATCTACAAGCGCACATCGATTACTTATCTGGCCTGCGTGCAGAGGGAAAAGTACTTGCTAACGGTCGCTTACTCGAGGGCTGGGGCGGAATCGTTCTGTTTCGAGGTTCTAATCTGGATGAAGTGCTTGAGCTCGTTAAGCAGGATCCGTTCGTCATACATGAAGTGCGCAGCTATGAGATATTTGAATGGGATGCGAAGTGGGCGCCGAACGTGACGATTAGCTAG
- a CDS encoding GerAB/ArcD/ProY family transporter gives MRKYALNEITLMQFIFIIHGVQVGAGIISLPRELAGKAGTDGWMSFIITWVINVLVSLVIIQVFKRFPDDTAYDLLKRLFGKWLSLIFSIPLALYYIFCAWLVLIESIQYIKAWFLPQSPDYIVFLLFSIPTFMLARNGLRVVGRYSELIFYMTVWMPAILLLVLNDCHWIHFLPFLKEGIMPVFKGVGTTVFFTVGFETTFLLYPFLKNKQKAVLGIVVANSLTILAYLLVTIICFAFFSPDEITGYNQPLLSLLKVIQFRFLVRFDLIFLAIFLFMLSSTWIPYMFFAAFGVSQLLRKQDHSPYVMVLIVVFLLMVFFIHPSWNQTNEWQKWLNYYAIGIVFLLPIMLWASIQVYVRVRKGDAH, from the coding sequence ATGAGGAAATATGCCCTGAACGAAATTACACTGATGCAGTTTATTTTCATTATTCACGGGGTTCAGGTTGGGGCGGGAATTATTTCTCTTCCGAGAGAGCTGGCAGGAAAAGCAGGAACGGATGGCTGGATGTCGTTCATTATCACTTGGGTAATCAATGTGTTGGTAAGTTTAGTGATTATTCAAGTGTTCAAGCGTTTTCCAGATGATACGGCGTATGATTTGCTCAAGCGACTTTTTGGCAAATGGCTATCTCTTATTTTCTCAATACCACTTGCGCTCTATTATATTTTCTGTGCTTGGCTCGTTCTCATCGAATCGATTCAGTATATCAAAGCATGGTTTTTACCACAAAGCCCCGATTATATCGTGTTTCTTTTGTTTTCCATCCCGACCTTTATGCTTGCTCGAAATGGTTTAAGAGTAGTGGGAAGATACAGCGAGCTCATTTTTTATATGACAGTCTGGATGCCAGCCATTCTCTTGCTTGTTCTAAATGACTGCCACTGGATACATTTCCTACCTTTCTTAAAGGAAGGGATTATGCCAGTGTTTAAAGGCGTGGGAACGACGGTATTTTTTACTGTTGGATTTGAAACGACGTTTTTACTGTATCCGTTCTTAAAGAACAAACAAAAGGCAGTACTCGGAATCGTTGTAGCTAATTCGCTAACGATACTCGCTTATCTTCTCGTTACCATCATTTGTTTCGCTTTTTTTAGTCCTGACGAAATTACTGGTTATAACCAACCCTTGCTAAGCTTGCTTAAAGTAATTCAGTTCCGTTTTTTGGTGCGATTCGACCTTATCTTTTTGGCTATCTTTTTATTCATGCTTTCGTCAACATGGATTCCTTATATGTTTTTTGCGGCATTCGGTGTAAGCCAATTGCTGCGTAAACAAGATCATAGTCCCTATGTGATGGTGCTAATCGTTGTATTCCTACTGATGGTGTTCTTCATTCATCCTTCATGGAATCAGACGAATGAATGGCAGAAGTGGCTGAATTATTATGCAATTGGAATTGTTTTTTTACTTCCTATAATGCTGTGGGCATCCATTCAGGTGTATGTAAGAGTTCGCAAGGGGGATGCACATTGA
- a CDS encoding LLM class flavin-dependent oxidoreductase, which translates to MSKKRIRLNAVEMANPVQDNAGLWRYPDNKVDRYKDLDYWIELAKLLERGRFDSVFFADILGVYDVYRGSRDTALREGMYSPSNDPSFAIPAMAAVTKHLGFALTASVSYEHPYALARKMSTLDHLTDGRIGWNMVMSNLESAARNYGREHQLDHDERYDRGDEYLDVVYKLWQTSWEEDAVVKDAANRVYADPAKVHDIGHEGKYFRVPGVHLSEPSLQRTPVLFQAGSSDRGREFAAQHAECIFLNAMTEEETKFLVSDIRERAVRYGRKPEDVLFFPKLNPVIGITEEDALAKLESYLSYSSPEGALSLLSVWIGTDFSKFSAQELLEFIQKGEKRSGTNYLLEFFARNEPNKEWRIEDLAKFFAFGGVGSLVVGTPTQIADKLEQFMDNTGVDGFNIAYITRPGTFEEFIDKVVPELQRRGRVQTEYGEGTFRNKLFGQGDRLPPEHPGSRVTRGENPSS; encoded by the coding sequence ATGAGTAAGAAAAGAATTCGCTTAAATGCAGTCGAGATGGCCAATCCCGTTCAGGATAATGCGGGTTTGTGGAGATACCCAGATAACAAAGTAGATCGCTATAAGGATTTGGATTATTGGATTGAGCTCGCAAAGCTACTGGAACGTGGAAGGTTTGACTCGGTATTTTTCGCTGACATTCTAGGTGTTTATGATGTCTATCGGGGGAGTCGCGACACAGCTTTACGTGAGGGTATGTATTCGCCGAGCAACGATCCGTCGTTTGCAATTCCTGCGATGGCTGCCGTCACCAAGCATTTGGGATTTGCGCTGACGGCGTCGGTATCGTATGAGCATCCTTATGCGCTTGCTCGTAAAATGTCAACACTGGACCATTTGACCGATGGCCGAATTGGCTGGAATATGGTCATGTCCAACCTGGAGAGCGCAGCTCGCAATTATGGGCGTGAGCATCAGCTCGATCATGACGAGAGATATGATCGGGGCGACGAATACCTTGATGTCGTCTATAAGCTTTGGCAGACGAGTTGGGAGGAAGACGCGGTCGTGAAGGATGCGGCTAATCGCGTTTACGCGGACCCGGCCAAGGTTCATGACATCGGGCATGAAGGCAAGTATTTCCGAGTGCCTGGAGTTCATCTATCTGAGCCGTCGCTCCAACGCACGCCTGTGTTGTTTCAAGCGGGCTCATCTGACCGGGGTAGGGAGTTTGCGGCTCAGCATGCGGAGTGCATTTTCCTCAATGCGATGACCGAGGAGGAAACCAAATTTTTGGTAAGCGACATTCGTGAGCGTGCAGTTCGTTACGGACGCAAGCCAGAGGATGTGCTGTTCTTTCCGAAGCTGAATCCAGTCATCGGAATTACGGAGGAAGATGCACTAGCGAAGCTGGAAAGCTACTTGTCCTACTCAAGCCCAGAAGGTGCGCTATCTTTGCTTTCCGTATGGATCGGAACCGACTTCTCCAAGTTTAGCGCTCAAGAGCTGCTCGAATTTATTCAGAAGGGGGAGAAACGCAGCGGAACGAATTATTTGCTGGAGTTTTTCGCCCGGAACGAGCCGAACAAGGAATGGCGCATTGAGGATTTGGCCAAATTTTTCGCTTTCGGAGGAGTCGGCTCTCTTGTGGTCGGTACACCGACCCAAATTGCGGACAAGCTGGAGCAATTTATGGACAATACGGGAGTGGACGGCTTTAATATCGCATATATTACGCGTCCAGGAACGTTCGAAGAATTTATCGATAAGGTTGTGCCAGAGCTTCAACGTCGGGGTAGAGTGCAAACGGAATATGGCGAGGGCACTTTCCGGAATAAGCTGTTTGGCCAAGGAGATCGTTTGCCGCCGGAGCATCCGGGATCACGTGTAACACGGGGGGAGAATCCATCATCATGA
- a CDS encoding LLM class flavin-dependent oxidoreductase, with translation MSKRKRIFLNAITINGVAPAPGMWAHPDDRGSQYTSLSYWTELAKTLERGHFDALFLADMLGVPDVYQGKRDAAIRQAIQIPLNDPGYLIPAMAAVTKNLGFAVTYSTTYENPYALARKFSTLDHLTKGRVGWNIVTSALESAALNFGLDEQIDKVERYNRADEYMEVVYKLWQRSWEEDAVVQDRENGIYIDPSKVHDIRHEGKHFRVPGIHSSEPSPQRTPVLFQAGNSERGREFAAKHAESIYINTPTIEATRALVKDIRERAERYGRDPSHILFYPKLTPIVANTETEAQSKYESYLRYSSTEGVLALFGAWSGIDFAKAGPDKLKEFVKKFDTRGVMAEAEAQDPGHKWTETELANFCAFGTSSLSIGTPQQIAEQMEQFVDATGVDGFSVGQIVQPGTISDFVDLVVPELQRRGLVQSEYGEGTYRDKLFGQGPHLLSDHPGANIQIPE, from the coding sequence ATGAGCAAACGCAAAAGAATATTTCTAAATGCGATTACAATTAATGGCGTCGCTCCTGCTCCGGGAATGTGGGCACATCCGGATGATCGAGGCAGTCAGTATACAAGTCTTAGCTATTGGACGGAGCTTGCCAAAACATTGGAGCGGGGCCACTTTGACGCTTTGTTCCTCGCGGACATGCTTGGCGTACCTGATGTGTATCAAGGAAAACGCGATGCGGCAATTCGCCAAGCGATTCAAATCCCGCTTAACGATCCCGGGTATCTCATTCCTGCGATGGCAGCAGTTACTAAAAATCTAGGCTTTGCAGTAACTTATTCGACGACTTACGAGAATCCATATGCTTTGGCACGGAAGTTTTCTACACTTGATCATTTGACCAAGGGGCGTGTCGGCTGGAATATCGTTACCTCCGCTTTAGAGAGTGCCGCCCTTAACTTCGGTTTGGATGAGCAAATCGATAAAGTAGAGAGATACAACCGTGCAGATGAATATATGGAGGTCGTCTACAAGCTTTGGCAGCGTAGCTGGGAAGAGGACGCGGTAGTGCAGGACCGGGAAAATGGAATCTATATCGACCCGTCGAAGGTACACGATATTCGGCATGAAGGAAAGCATTTCCGAGTGCCGGGCATTCATTCGAGCGAGCCTTCGCCACAGCGGACACCAGTGTTATTCCAAGCGGGCAACTCCGAACGTGGGCGCGAGTTCGCAGCCAAGCATGCGGAAAGCATCTACATTAATACACCTACAATAGAAGCGACTCGTGCACTTGTTAAGGACATTCGTGAGCGGGCCGAACGTTATGGACGCGATCCAAGCCATATTCTCTTCTATCCGAAGCTGACGCCAATCGTAGCGAACACGGAGACAGAGGCGCAAAGTAAGTATGAGAGCTACTTGCGTTATTCTAGCACGGAAGGCGTTCTCGCTCTGTTCGGAGCCTGGTCGGGTATCGACTTTGCGAAGGCTGGCCCGGATAAGCTTAAAGAGTTCGTGAAGAAGTTCGATACACGCGGAGTGATGGCTGAAGCGGAGGCTCAGGACCCGGGACACAAATGGACGGAGACAGAGCTCGCCAACTTCTGCGCATTCGGCACCAGCTCCTTATCTATCGGTACCCCTCAGCAGATTGCGGAGCAGATGGAGCAGTTCGTGGACGCAACTGGCGTCGATGGCTTCAGTGTTGGGCAAATTGTTCAGCCAGGAACGATTAGCGATTTCGTTGATTTGGTCGTTCCAGAATTACAACGCAGGGGACTCGTTCAGTCTGAGTATGGCGAAGGCACGTATAGGGACAAGCTGTTCGGGCAGGGTCCGCACTTATTGTCGGATCACCCGGGAGCGAACATTCAGATTCCGGAGTAA
- a CDS encoding GlcG/HbpS family heme-binding protein, producing MNKLTLETAKRMLAAAEQKARQMGLSSDIAIVDEGGNLIAFYRMDNARIAGIDISQNKAWTSVAMQMPTSNLAQSALPGGPTFGINTTNHGRLVILGGGIPIVSDGRIIGGIGVSGGSSAQDIEVANAAIQAFESMRGAGEPALATARIGSIQSIR from the coding sequence ATGAACAAGCTTACTTTGGAGACTGCCAAAAGAATGCTAGCCGCAGCGGAGCAGAAGGCCCGGCAGATGGGACTTTCCAGTGATATTGCAATTGTTGATGAGGGTGGAAATCTCATTGCATTCTATCGCATGGATAATGCTCGAATCGCTGGCATTGATATTTCACAAAATAAAGCTTGGACGAGTGTAGCTATGCAGATGCCAACGTCCAATCTTGCGCAATCGGCACTTCCTGGCGGTCCCACTTTCGGAATAAACACAACTAATCATGGCAGGCTTGTTATTCTTGGTGGCGGTATTCCGATCGTAAGTGACGGTAGAATTATCGGGGGTATCGGGGTAAGCGGTGGCTCAAGCGCCCAGGATATTGAAGTTGCCAATGCGGCTATCCAAGCCTTCGAAAGCATGCGGGGAGCGGGAGAACCAGCATTAGCTACAGCTCGAATAGGATCGATTCAGTCTATTAGATAA